One Mycolicibacterium crocinum DNA window includes the following coding sequences:
- a CDS encoding cysteine hydrolase family protein, which yields MTELNTLRGLAGLPLDPPSLAESTLILVDCQNTYTQGVMELEGVQAALDEAAALLDRARTAGIPVIHIQHDDGPGSLYDINGESGAIVSRVAPRDGEPVVIKNYPNSFVHTDLEERLKAVGAENLIIAGFMTHMCVNSTARGAFNLGYAPTVMAGATATRSLPGVDGGDVPAATVQAASLAALKDLFAVVVPVGQAIPD from the coding sequence ATGACTGAACTCAACACCCTGCGGGGGCTCGCGGGCCTTCCGCTGGATCCGCCGAGCCTGGCCGAATCGACCCTGATCCTGGTCGACTGCCAGAACACGTACACACAGGGCGTGATGGAACTCGAGGGTGTGCAGGCCGCACTGGACGAGGCGGCAGCGCTGTTGGACCGCGCCAGGACGGCCGGCATTCCGGTGATTCACATCCAGCACGACGACGGTCCGGGGTCGCTCTACGACATCAACGGGGAGAGCGGTGCGATCGTGTCGCGGGTGGCGCCACGCGATGGAGAGCCGGTGGTGATCAAGAACTACCCGAATTCGTTCGTGCACACCGATCTCGAGGAACGGCTCAAGGCGGTCGGCGCCGAAAATCTGATCATCGCCGGATTCATGACGCATATGTGCGTCAATTCGACGGCGCGAGGCGCCTTCAACCTCGGCTACGCACCAACGGTCATGGCCGGCGCGACAGCCACGCGATCGTTGCCAGGCGTGGATGGCGGCGACGTGCCCGCGGCAACGGTGCAGGCGGCAAGCCTTGCCGCTCTCAAGGATTTGTTCGCTGTCGTGGTGCCCGTAGGGCAAGCAATCCCGGACTGA
- a CDS encoding 3'(2'),5'-bisphosphate nucleotidase CysQ, with the protein MSDHDLAAELATQAGKLLLDVRAELADASGAERKAAGDKRSHEYLMEALAEARPDDAVLSEEGADDPIRLRSTRVWIVDPLDGTREFSELDRDDWAVHVALWQDGELIAGAVALPAQGVTLATPVVPVPPAAPDVPRIVVSRTRPPAVALQVRDALGGVLVEMGSAGAKVASVVQGRADVYVHAGGQYEWDSAAPVAVARAAGLHTSRIDGSPLQYNRPDPLLPDVVVCRAELAEAVLAATQ; encoded by the coding sequence GTGAGCGACCACGACCTGGCCGCCGAGCTGGCCACCCAGGCCGGCAAGCTACTGCTCGACGTCCGCGCGGAGTTGGCCGACGCGTCGGGTGCCGAGCGAAAAGCGGCGGGGGACAAGCGCTCCCACGAGTATCTGATGGAGGCGCTGGCCGAGGCGCGGCCCGACGATGCCGTTTTGTCGGAGGAGGGCGCCGACGATCCGATCCGGTTGCGCAGCACGCGGGTGTGGATCGTGGACCCGCTCGACGGCACCCGGGAGTTCTCCGAACTCGACCGCGACGACTGGGCCGTGCACGTGGCGCTGTGGCAGGACGGCGAGCTGATCGCCGGCGCGGTTGCCCTTCCCGCGCAGGGCGTCACGTTGGCCACGCCGGTTGTGCCGGTACCGCCGGCCGCACCGGACGTTCCGCGGATCGTGGTTTCGCGGACCCGTCCGCCCGCGGTGGCGCTGCAGGTTCGCGACGCGCTGGGTGGTGTGCTGGTCGAAATGGGTTCTGCCGGAGCGAAAGTCGCCTCTGTGGTGCAGGGCCGTGCAGATGTCTACGTGCACGCCGGCGGGCAGTACGAGTGGGATTCGGCCGCTCCAGTGGCCGTGGCCAGGGCCGCCGGGTTGCACACGTCGCGCATCGACGGCTCCCCGCTGCAGTACAACAGGCCCGATCCGCTGCTCCCCGATGTCGTGGTGTGCCGTGCCGAATTGGCCGAGGCGGTGCTGGCCGCGACGCAGTAG
- the cysN gene encoding sulfate adenylyltransferase subunit CysN, protein MTTLLRIATAGSVDDGKSTLIGRLLYDSKAVMEDQLAAVERTSRERGNDYTDLALVTDGLRSEREQGITIDVAYRYFATAKRKFIIADTPGHIQYTRNMVTGTSTAQLAIVLVDARHGLLEQSRRHAFLASLLGVQHVVLAVNKMDLIDWDRERFEWIREEFHAFAARLDIHDVTTIPMSALNGDNVVTKSDKAPWYDGPPLLSHLEDVYIAGDRNLVDVRFPVQYVIRPQTKEHADHRSYAGTIASGVMRPGDEVVVLPSGKTSRITTIDGPTGPVDEAFPPMAVSISLADDIDISRGDMLARPQNQPVATQEFDATVCWMADDSSLEPGRDYIIKQTTRTTRARVSGLDYRLDVNTLHRDKSATALKLNELGRVTLRTQVPLLLDEYSRNAATGSFILIDPDTNVTVAAGMVRDTAPTASRSASPNTVRHQSLVSAGDRLSKGRTLWFTGLSGSGKSSIAVLVEQKLLEHGCPAYILDGDNLRHGLNADLGFSMADRAENLRRLAHIATLMADAGLTVLVPAISPLEEHRELARKVHTDQGVEFFEIFVDTPLEDCERRDPKGLYAKARAGEITHFTGIDSPYQRPKNPDLRLTPERECDELAQQVIDLLEGEQ, encoded by the coding sequence ATGACAACGCTTTTGCGAATTGCCACCGCCGGGTCGGTCGACGACGGCAAGTCGACGCTGATCGGCCGGCTGCTCTACGACTCCAAAGCCGTGATGGAAGATCAGCTGGCTGCCGTCGAGCGGACGTCGCGCGAACGCGGCAACGACTACACCGACCTCGCCCTGGTGACCGACGGGCTGCGCTCCGAGCGCGAGCAGGGCATCACCATCGACGTCGCCTATCGCTATTTCGCGACGGCCAAGCGGAAATTCATCATCGCCGATACACCGGGTCACATCCAGTACACGCGCAACATGGTCACCGGAACCTCGACCGCGCAACTGGCGATCGTGCTCGTCGACGCGCGGCACGGCCTGCTCGAGCAGTCGCGCAGGCATGCGTTCCTGGCCTCGCTGCTGGGTGTCCAGCACGTGGTGCTGGCGGTCAACAAGATGGACCTCATCGACTGGGACCGTGAACGTTTCGAGTGGATCCGCGAGGAGTTTCACGCCTTCGCCGCCCGTCTCGACATCCACGACGTCACCACCATCCCGATGTCGGCGCTCAACGGCGACAACGTGGTGACCAAGTCCGATAAGGCGCCCTGGTACGACGGGCCGCCGCTGCTGAGCCACCTCGAAGACGTCTACATCGCCGGCGACCGCAACCTGGTCGACGTGCGCTTCCCGGTGCAGTACGTGATCCGGCCGCAGACGAAAGAGCATGCCGACCATCGCAGTTACGCGGGCACCATTGCCAGCGGTGTGATGCGCCCCGGCGACGAGGTCGTCGTGCTGCCGAGCGGAAAAACCAGTCGCATCACCACAATCGACGGCCCGACCGGACCAGTCGATGAGGCATTCCCGCCGATGGCCGTGTCGATCAGTCTCGCCGACGATATCGACATCTCCCGCGGTGACATGCTGGCACGCCCGCAGAATCAGCCCGTCGCCACCCAGGAATTCGATGCGACGGTGTGCTGGATGGCCGACGACTCCTCGCTGGAACCCGGCCGCGACTACATCATCAAGCAGACCACCCGAACCACCCGGGCCCGCGTCAGCGGGCTTGACTATCGCCTGGACGTCAACACCCTGCACCGGGACAAGAGCGCAACGGCGTTGAAGCTCAACGAACTCGGCCGGGTCACCCTGCGCACCCAGGTGCCGCTGCTGCTCGACGAGTACTCCCGCAACGCCGCCACCGGATCATTCATCCTGATCGATCCCGACACCAACGTGACGGTGGCAGCAGGCATGGTGCGCGACACCGCGCCGACGGCCAGTCGCTCGGCGTCGCCGAACACGGTGCGCCACCAGTCCCTGGTCAGCGCCGGTGACCGGCTGAGCAAGGGCCGCACTCTGTGGTTCACCGGCCTGTCCGGCTCCGGCAAGTCGTCGATCGCGGTGTTGGTCGAGCAGAAGCTGCTCGAACATGGTTGTCCCGCATACATTCTCGACGGTGACAACCTGCGTCATGGACTCAACGCCGATCTCGGGTTCTCGATGGCCGATCGTGCCGAGAACCTGCGCCGGCTGGCCCACATCGCCACGCTGATGGCCGACGCCGGCCTCACGGTTCTGGTGCCCGCCATCAGCCCGCTGGAGGAGCACCGCGAACTCGCCCGCAAGGTCCACACCGACCAGGGCGTCGAGTTTTTCGAGATCTTCGTCGACACCCCGCTCGAGGACTGCGAGCGCCGGGACCCCAAGGGTCTCTACGCCAAGGCGCGGGCCGGTGAGATCACCCACTTCACCGGAATCGACAGCCCGTATCAGCGCCCGAAGAACCCGGACCTGCGGTTGACCCCCGAGCGCGAGTGCGACGAATTGGCCCAGCAGGTCATCGACCTGCTGGAGGGCGAGCAGTGA
- the cysD gene encoding sulfate adenylyltransferase subunit CysD, translated as MVSPVVESPTPGQYELSHLRSLEAEAIHIIREVAAEFERPVLLFSGGKDSIVMLHLAIKAFAPGRLPFPVMHVDTGHNFEEVIATRDALVERYGLRLVVASVEDDIAAGRVVDNGPSRNPLQTVTLLRGIRENKFDAAFGGARRDEEKARAKERVFSFRDEFGQWDPKAQRPELWNLYNGRHRKGEHIRVFPLSNWTEYDIWAYIGAEEITLPAIYYAHPRQVFQRDGMLLAVHKYLQPTPEETVFETSVRFRTVGDVTCTGCVESTASTVDEVIAETAVSRLTERGATRADDRISEAGMEDRKREGYF; from the coding sequence ATGGTAAGTCCGGTGGTCGAAAGCCCCACGCCGGGGCAATACGAGCTGAGCCACCTGCGGTCGCTCGAGGCCGAGGCAATTCACATCATTCGCGAGGTCGCCGCCGAGTTCGAACGGCCGGTGTTGCTGTTCTCGGGTGGCAAGGACTCGATCGTGATGCTGCATCTGGCGATCAAGGCGTTCGCGCCCGGGCGGCTGCCGTTCCCGGTCATGCACGTCGACACCGGTCACAATTTCGAAGAGGTCATCGCCACCCGCGATGCGCTCGTCGAGCGCTATGGGCTGCGCTTAGTGGTGGCCAGCGTCGAAGATGACATCGCGGCCGGCCGCGTCGTCGACAACGGGCCGTCGCGAAACCCGCTGCAGACCGTCACGTTGTTGCGGGGCATTCGCGAGAACAAATTCGACGCCGCCTTCGGCGGTGCCCGGCGCGACGAGGAGAAGGCCCGCGCCAAGGAGCGCGTCTTCAGCTTCCGCGACGAGTTCGGCCAGTGGGACCCGAAGGCTCAGCGCCCCGAACTGTGGAACCTCTACAACGGACGCCACCGCAAGGGCGAGCACATCCGCGTCTTCCCGCTGTCCAACTGGACCGAGTACGACATCTGGGCCTACATCGGCGCCGAAGAAATCACGCTGCCGGCCATCTACTACGCACACCCCCGGCAGGTGTTCCAGCGCGACGGAATGCTGTTGGCCGTCCACAAGTATTTGCAGCCCACCCCCGAGGAGACGGTCTTCGAGACCTCGGTGCGGTTCCGCACCGTCGGCGACGTGACGTGCACCGGATGCGTGGAGTCCACCGCCTCCACCGTCGATGAGGTGATCGCCGAGACCGCGGTGTCGCGACTGACCGAACGCGGCGCCACCCGGGCCGACGATCGCATTTCCGAAGCAGGCATGGAAGACCGCAAGCGGGAGGGCTACTTCTGA